From the genome of Candidozyma auris chromosome 2, complete sequence, one region includes:
- a CDS encoding zinc finger MYND domain-containing protein, producing MPLFAHSDPQVPVAAENATTAANALRNMELGHDNPMSGSMDSAAQGHRYNVQADSKHQVIMPFLNNLYINSLTSEDYDNLTVDQLLRLVRCSINSLPNQKYDTLFAGPPRGAVNNDIRRRFLIITILRKLREEKEQECPDPAYRDPHEYEMDTNLRFLSDLYLQDERSTHITNMIHAKSAPRNFTETGVVIPRDDDVVWCLQLLAYISKYPYLKEVLQNTHLVIDMSIREKKPKCFAGSRMKANYQGKTNNKSAPASARQGLLARKGGIFTSHPNETNGETFIERFNASPSNSPQMSSDLNLRNDDFDLNDDMLNLYSKRDDGGLTEDAEANDLDDNDDSEEDSDHRVKDEDGDVNEYLSNFDDNVTMTDQSSSDLSKLYDGIIDAESIVNDVDREIALHYVSEKINRYIDKEYQRLGDTIIAKRAEETEYLTEKWNYETYSRFDIDDDGDNTHGDYDESLMDHKKVNLFPMVEKFTFLAGTDMYYWSGVIMRNSCRRNDLRGGVRQCGNLECGKWESYPREFSKCKKCKRTKYCSRECQMRAWHCHKNWCVPSASSATNSTHTTASRANTTERRGQEENVSSAHNHHHHHHHQNHDDDESSSAAGRSPVNVTTISGPAETDGLTSNTPNATDNTPLE from the coding sequence ATGCCACTTTTCGCTCACAGCGACCCTCAGGTACCCGTGGCTGCAGAAAACGCTACTACTGCGGCCAATGCTCTACGAAACATGGAGCTTGGCCATGATAACCCAATGCTGGGGTCCATGGACTCTGCTGCTCAAGGGCATCGCTACAATGTTCAAGCAGACTCCAAACACCAGGTCATCATGCCCTTCCTCAATAACTTATACATCAATAGCCTCACCTCTGAAGACTACGACAATCTTACAGTGGACCAACTCCTCCGGCTTGTACGGTGCAGCATCAACTCCCTTCCGAACCAAAAGTACGATACGTTGTTTGCGGGCCCGCCAAGGGGTGCAGTCAACAACGACATTCGCCGTCGCtttctcatcatcaccatTTTGAGAAAACTTCGCGAAGAAAAGGAGCAAGAGTGCCCTGACCCGGCTTATAGAGATCCCCACGAGTATGAGATGGACACCAACCTACGGTTCCTCTCGGACCTTTATTTACAGGACGAAAGGAGCACccacatcaccaacatGATCCACGCGAAAAGCGCTCCAAGGAATTTTACGGAAACAGGCGTGGTGATTCCTCGCGATGACGACGTGGTGTGGTGCCTCCAACTTTTGGCGTACATCTCGAAGTATCCTtacttgaaggaagtgCTTCAGAACACTCATTTGGTTATCGACATGAGCAtcagagaaaagaagcccaaATGCTTTGCCGGTAGTCGCATGAAGGCAAACTATCAAGGCAAAACCAATAACAAATCGGCACCTGCCAGCGCTCGTCAAGGGCTTCTTGCACGTAAGGGGGGAATTTTCACGTCACACCCGAACGAAACGAATGGAGAAACCTTCATTGAGAGATTCAATGCGTCCCCTTCGAACTCACCTCAGATGCTGAGCGATTTAAACCTCCGTAATGATGATTTCGACCTCAATGATGATATGCTAAATCTATACAGCAAGCGTGATGATGGCGGACTCACAGAGGATGCAGAGGCTAACGACCTCGATGACAACGACGACTCTGAAGAAGACTCTGATCATAGAGTCAAGGACGAGGATGGCGATGTCAATGAATATTTGCTGAATTTCGATGACAATGTCACTATGACCGATCAAAGTCTGTCTGACCTCAGTAAACTCTACGATGGAATCATCGATGCTGAATCCATTGTTAACGATGTCGATCGTGAGATCGCCCTTCATTACGTAAGCGAGAAGATTAATCGTTACATCGACAAGGAGTACCAAAGGTTGGGCGACACCATCATTGCGAAAAGAGCAGAGGAAACGGAGTACCTTACAGAGAAGTGGAACTACGAAACCTACTCTCGTTTCGAcatcgatgatgatggcgACAACACCCACGGCGACTACGACGAATCGTTAATGGATCACAAAAAAGTTAATCTTTTCCCCATGGTTGAAAAGTTTACATTTTTGGCTGGCACAGATATGTACTACTGGTCTGGTGTGATCATGAGAAATTCGTGTCGTCGTAACGACCTCAGAGGAGGGGTTAGACAGTGTGGCAATCTCGAGTGCGGGAAGTGGGAAAGTTACCCACGAGAATTcagcaaatgcaaaaaatgcaaaCGAACCAAGTACTGCTCTCGAGAGTGTCAAATGAGAGCATGGCATTGTCACAAAAACTGGTGCGTCCCAAGTGCATCTTCAGCCACGAACTCCACTCACACTACCGCCTCTCGTGCCAACACTACCgaaagaagaggccaagaagagaacgtttcttctgctcataaccaccatcatcatcaccatcatcaaaatcatgaCGATGACGAATCAAGCAGTGCAGCAGGGCGCAGCCCTGTCAACGTTACCACCATCTCCGGTCCCGCAGAGACCGATGGTTTGACTCTGAACACTCCTAATGCAACGGATAACACTCCTCTAGAGTAA
- the SST2 gene encoding GTPase-activating protein SST2 — translation MLESLSSDDMGLFTQDVKKIYLATRKNVSNIFESLILSLDLRDNPEKSKHSLFGKQHPPFSFSVEDALNKLSNLRLDIEVKLARTTITYSMKQSLAFDLLKQFFEAKLIHYPNSRTETKLGRHGILQITPKGTAMVCAFCQSIGISSKAIPSVVKSAFNSMELFILERSSVNQNILCSEYLVKMLFSWVMGPVPNVWSVDRQPDPISCVYYETRFDGEYDFFSADEHRSQIGDGSIKESVISPFHHRYFTNPESDSHVQYYVSNTGVRLFKQKVFLNNDKKVIVDYCVSGKAIVQWLCDCTSVRNAAEAVSVGDLFIERGLLRQITVDKQRFSNDRNAFYILTEQGSVACKWSAKIKRKNLTNNFPSLDIHPSGFSTSQFDGPTLKDIIKDPGLRILFKMHMQKERCVENMNAYISLVNFGDSVQQVFKLHKYYQALEDGPRKSKVFNAISFHMNSFFSKAFQLYSAYISPDSQFDLNIDYKLRQDAQRLLTFDGPLSPTIDHMMTPMTDKSFFGDQDLSQIAQPLTPPVDANHVIIESDLVKNVALVSDIHRVFLKIADSIFRLMEIDSYPKFIKTDAFLDAVAHV, via the coding sequence ATGTTGGAATCGTTATCATCAGACGACATGGGCCTCTTCACCCAAGATGTGAAAAAGATTTACCTAGCCACTAGGAAGAACGTGTCGAATATCTTCGAGTCCCTTATATTAAGCTTGGATCTTCGAGATAACCCCGAGAAGAGTAAACACCTGCTTTTTGGTAAGCAGCATCCACCTTTCTCGTTTAGCGTGGAAGATGCATTGAACAAATTATCAAACCTTCGGCTAGATATAGAGGTCAAATTGGCCAGGACTACAATCACTTACAGCATGAAACAAAGCTTGGCTTTCGATTTGCTCAAGCAGTTCTTCGAAGCAAAGCTCATACATTATCCCAACTCGAGGACAGAGACGAAGCTTGGTCGACACGGGATCCTACAGATTACCCCCAAGGGAACTGCTATGGTGTGTGCGTTCTGTCAAAGTATTGGGATCTCCTCCAAGGCTATACCATCAGTCGTCAAGTCAGCCTTCAACTCGATGGAGTTATTCATTCTAGAACGTTCGTCTGTGAACCAAAACATCTTGTGCTCAGAGTatttggtgaagatgctATTTTCTTGGGTCATGGGACCCGTTCCAAACGTATGGTCAGTCGATAGGCAGCCCGATCCGATCTCGTGTGTTTACTACGAAACGAGGTTCGATGGTGAATATGATTTCTTCAGTGCCGATGAACATCGTTCACAGATTGGTGACGGAtccatcaaagaaagtgTGATAAGCCCCTTCCATCATAGGTATTTCACCAACCCTGAGTCCGACTCACACGTTCAATACTACGTGTCTAACACCGGAGTTCGACTATTCAAGCAAAAAGTGTTTCTAaacaacgacaagaaaGTTATTGTCGATTACTGTGTTTCTGGAAAAGCTATAGTGCAGTGGCTCTGTGACTGTACCAGTGTCAGGAACGCAGCGGAGGCAGTAAGTGTTGGAGATCTCTTTATCGAGCGGGgccttcttcgccaaaTCACAGTTGACAAGCAAAGGTTCCTGAATGATAGAAATGCCTTCTATATTCTTACCGAGCAAGGCAGTGTGGCATGCAAATGGAGTGCAAAGATCAAACGCAAGAACCTCACAAATAACTTTCCACTGCTTGATATACACCCTTCTGGATTCTCAACTAGTCAATTCGATGGGCCAACTCTCAAGGATATCATTAAAGATCCTGGCTTGAGAATATTGTTTAAGATGCACATGCAGAAGGAGAGGTGTGTGGAGAACATGAATGCCTATATTCTGCTAGTGAACTTTGGCGACCTGGTGCAACAGGTATTCAAGCTCCACAAGTATTACCAAGCGCTTGAGGATGGGCCTCGTAAGAGCAAAGTTTTTAACGCCATAAGCTTCCATATGAATAGttttttctccaaagcTTTTCAGCTTTACTCAGCCTACATCAGCCCAGATCTGCAATTTGATTTGAATATCGACTACAAACTCAGACAGGACGCCCAACGACTCTTGACGTTTGATGGCCCACTTCTGCCAACGATCGACCATATGATGACGCCAATGACAGATAAGCTGTTCTTCGGTGATCAGGACCTATCACAAATTGCACAGCCGTTGACACCTCCGGTGGACGCTAATCATGTTATTATCGAAAGcgatttggtgaagaatgTTGCGTTGGTGAGTGATATTCACCGCGTATTTCTCAAAATTGCAGATTCCATCTTCAGGCTCATGGAGATTGATTCATATCCTAAATTTATTAAGACTGACGCTTTTTTGGATGCTGTTGCCCATGTATAA
- the ORC4 gene encoding origin recognition complex subunit 4, giving the protein MSYSDFTGEFNSIKRASLEELKRDKFVQRLQSERKPRTVDELSSEEELFFDAPEVDSAPKPKVEVDAGPVIKPRKRLVLSGIEELKQAREIEQRPKKRVLLTGIQELREANEKKPKKRVKLIPMMPHEGANAAGTNEGAAQTLNSGRSADQVGPDGQKNFKEEVPEKNVQDGNENKHRALDSSSDGNAGDIELMKRIIMSQLTGRDFPFFDECSLAPTYKEIYKMLQHTICDGEGTSGLLIGPRGTGKSLVVNRALENLQKQYGRSFITVKLNATHHSDDKLALREIARQLDVNATSDDANKRTFEQRAISDTFTNILLALDSKTPGGTPIVFVIDEIERFTGSTKQTLLYNLFDLSQSSKVPICVLGISTKITTRELLEKRVRSRFSQRMITTHESSSIEEFWNNAKLSLLVHPTAMENFKDKQYPIQWNEKVDEAFSRPSQLTRVVYRIFFSTKKYQQFNNCFMLPVSLITPGSPFLDDGKAAEYLSMQSHSPVQSIVKSLSNTELLLSIAAARWIAKADTPHVNFNLAYKEYTEMMKQFNAEATTLSSNTSHLDNFVLAGIKVSQRIWSAKVMRDSWDKLYRHGLLFDIITSNNEVNANNNHNMYKLVVLDASKTLQLDVTLEELGQLIPEGDLYKKLTKL; this is encoded by the coding sequence ATGTCATACCTGGACTTCACCGGGGAGTTCAATTCCATCAAGAGAGCTCTGCTCGAGGAATTGAAACGTGATAAATTTGTGCAGCGGCTTCAGAGTGAGAGGAAACCTCGCACCGTGGACGAACTCAGTTCTGAGgaagagctcttctttgatgCCCCCGAGGTAGATTCAGCGCCAAAACCTAAGGTTGAAGTTGATGCGGGGCCGGTAATTAAGCCTCGCAAACGACTAGTTCTTTCAGGCatcgaggagctcaagcaGGCGAGAGAGATCGAGCAAagaccaaagaagagggtCCTTCTCACGGGAATCCAAGAGTTGCGTGAGGCGAATGAGAAAAAACCTAAGAAACGGGTCAAATTAATACCTATGATGCCACACGAAGGAGCGAATGCTGCTGGTACCAACGAAGGTGCTGCACAGACTTTGAATAGTGGAAGATCAGCGGATCAGGTGGGACCAGACGGtcaaaagaatttcaaggaagaggTCCCAGAGAAAAATGTTCAAGACGGTAATGAGAACAAACACAGGGCGCTAGATTCGCTGTCTGACGGCAACGCCGGCGACATTGAGCTCATGAAGCGAATCATAATGTCTCAGCTTACTGGTAGAGACTTCCCCTTCTTCGATGAGTGTCTGCTTGCACCCACATACAAAGAGATCTATAAGATGCTACAGCACACAATTTGCGACGGAGAAGGCACTTCGGGGCTTCTTATCGGACCAAGAGGTACAGGAAAGTCATTGGTGGTCAATCGAGCCCTAGAGAACCTTCAGAAGCAATATGGCAGGCTGTTCATCACCGTCAAACTCAATGCTACCCATCACAGTGATGATAAACTAGCCTTGAGAGAAATAGCGCGTCAGTTAGATGTCAATGCCACCTCTGACGACGCTAACAAAAGGACGTTTGAGCAGCGTGCTATCAGCGACACGTTCACCAATATTTTACTAGCGCTTGACTCTAAAACGCCAGGAGGCACCCCCATAGTGTTTGTGATTGATGAGATAGAGCGCTTTACAGGTTCAACGAAGCAGACTCTCCTATATAACCTTTTCGATCTATCACAAAGCTCAAAGGTACCTATTTGTGTGCTTGGTATAAGCACCAAGATAACAACGAGAGAGCTACTAGAAAAGCGTGTTCGAAGCAGATTTAGTCAACGAATGATCACAACTCATGAATCCTCATCAATCGAGGAGTTTTGGAATAACGCAAAACTATCTCTACTAGTTCACCCAACTGCGATGGAAAATTTCAAGGACAAACAATACCCCATACAATGGAATGAAAAGGTAGACGAAGCCTTCAGCCGCCCCTCCCAGCTCACTAGGGTGGTGTATCGCatattcttctccaccaaaaaaTACCAGCAGTTCAATAACTGCTTCATGTTACCTGTGTCGCTCATTACTCCCGGAAGCCCGTTTCTAGACGATGGTAAAGCAGCGGAGTATCTACTGATGCAATCTCACAGCCCCGTCCAGTCAATTGTCAAGTCATTATCGAACACTGAGTTGTTGCTTTCCATAGCCGCAGCTCGCTGGATCGCCAAAGCAGACACTCCGCATGTCAACTTCAACCTCGCTTACAAGGAGTATACTGAGATGATGAAACAGTTCAATGCAGAGGCCACCACGTTATCGTCCAACACATCGCACCTAGACAACTTCGTTCTTGCAGGAATAAAAGTCAGCCAGCGAATTTGGTCGGCAAAAGTCATGCGAGACAGTTGGGACAAACTCTACCGCCATGGCCTTTTGTTTGACATCATTACTAGCAACAACGAGGTGAACGCCAACAACAACCACAACATGTACAAGCTTGTGGTGTTGGATGCATCGAAGACATTGCAGCTCGATGTGACCTTAGAGGAATTGGGCCAGCTAATTCCAGAGGGTGATCTTTATAAGAAATTAACGAAGCTATGA
- the CTF18 gene encoding Ctf18p — protein MEFDIQGSLLFGDTQPAHDIHSSQGPVQIEDSLLFSQNVTSQAPPAGDFTSKKAKLLNGNTIFLKKRIPKSVEVDFSDTFLDMDKLHEKVERRRKLREALNEIKRVKAEELRKAKEALEKKAKEAKESSEKESSEKESSEKGSSEIESVEKEPSEKESSKKDLARKELSEKDSLKLQLSEKDSSGANDSSEEKDPREATEPLEAKQLSEVKESSETKESSESKKSSESKESLKSGSEPSNKESQKTEYVPSPTWTEKYRPKSYFDLCPAGNERHYRHIMHWLRDKNREKKVLLVHGPSGVGKTSAVHLLAKHAKYDVYEVNAANAMDETRGELFKTPKSGHFSRPLAALRLRMKTALTRNSVTSNGMPTCLVIDEVDCADNAKDIVTVIRELVTSEKNPVRRPVICIANEAFGGEAMEKLRPLCELVAFRRPVATAKSGPGRRQRVNVSAQKAVKEYLLEISTKENLGMDIKEIANIFESCEGDMRACINQMQFSGRKLDEALSLVSSASSSGLKDMSISWFALVDRLFARNSSLSKEEDFFHVFDMLLSGEGKSAMSGSSDKITRACFNRYLEVTHLQDDSVMRPAQISDWLYYYDIFNSWPGADPAGYSALTPLKFWSLFSELDPPRNYEEVIVPNARSLDFECFELQKQNVAMIKTLTKSLPLSLKLALSGCASSVEFYSCHFLPSLDIMLSPEIRSPGSKSSLTLSERSRIEKLASFVKHFELRLETQRDMETNVTTLIFNPNWDSVTMFETENAPIPMSQKSKVVNARRQKLFPLLQAEIEQAMAARYKRKIESVIAPAENKIKRSTRVLSSLEFYRKQSRRTTGEPDEPDQQGPEEIAESQDARETARIWVKYHEGFSNAVRKNIGWTELWT, from the coding sequence ATGGAGTTCGACATCCAGGGGTCTCTTTTGTTTGGCGATACACAACCAGCTCATGACATTCATTCATCTCAGGGACCTGTCCAAATTGAAGACTCTCTCTTGTTCAGCCAGAATGTGACCAGTCAGGCTCCTCCAGCTGGTGATTTTACATCCAAAAAGGCGAAGTTGCTCAATGGAAATACAAtatttctcaagaagaggatCCCGAAATCTGTGGAAGTTGACTTTTCAGATACCTTTCTAGATATGGACAAATTACATGAGAAggttgaaagaagaagaaagttgcGTGAAGCActcaatgagatcaagagGGTAAAGGCAGAAGAATTACGGAAAGCGAAAGAAGcattggagaaaaaggctaaggaagcaaaagaatcaCTGGAGAAAGAATCACTGGAGAAAGAATCACTGGAGAAAGGATCACTGGAAATAGAATCCGTGGAGAAAGAACCACTGGAGAAAGAATCACTGAAAAAAGATTTAGCGAGGAAAGAATTACTGGAGAAAGATTCCTTGAAGCTACAATTGCTGGAGAAAGATTCCCTGGGGGCGAACGATTCCCTGGAGGAGAAAGATCCACGGGAAGCAACAGAACCGCTAGAAGCAAAACAATTATCGGAGGTAAAAGAATCACTGGAGACAAAAGAATCACTGGagtcaaaaaaatcactgGAGTCAAAAGAATCATTGAAGTCTGGCAGTGAGCcttcaaacaaagaatCACAAAAAACTGAGTATGTACCTTCACCTACATGGACGGAGAAGTACCGCCCAAAGAGCTATTTTGACTTGTGCCCAGCTGGCAACGAGCGCCATTACAGACACATCATGCATTGGCTTCGAGACAAAAAtagagagaagaaggtgctCTTGGTCCACGGTCCTTCAGGTGTGGGCAAGACTTCTGCAGTACACTTGCTTGCTAAACATGCCAAGTATGATGTGTATGAGGTAAACGCTGCTAATGCGATGGATGAAACTCGAGGTGAATTGTTTAAAACTCCAAAGTCAGGTCACTTTAGCCGCCCGCTTGCAGCCCTTCGACTTCGTATGAAAACTGCCCTCACGCGAAATAGTGTAACTTCAAATGGCATGCCTACGTGTCTTgtgattgatgaagtggaTTGTGCCGATAATGCCAAAGATATTGTGACGGTGATCCGTGAACTTGTAACCTCAGAGAAGAATCCTGTCCGGCGACCTGTGATTTGCATTGCAAATGAAGCGTTCGGAGGAGAGGCCATGGAAAAGCTACGTCCGCTCTGTGAGCTTGTAGCGTTCCGTCGCCCTGTGGCTACCGCTAAATCCGGTCCTGGAAGACGTCAACGAGTGAATGTCAGTGCACAAAAAGCAGTGAAGGAGTATCTTCTAGAAATCTCCACTAAGGAGAACCTCGGCATGGATATCAAGGAAATCGCCAATATCTTCGAGCTGTGTGAGGGAGACATGCGTGCTTGTATCAACCAAATGCAATTTTCCGGTAGAAAGCTTGACGAGGCCTTGTCTTTAGTGAGTAGCGCTAGCTCGCTGGGACTCAAAGACATGAGTATTTCATGGTTCGCTCTTGTTGATAGGCTCTTCGCCAGGAATCTGTCACTTtcaaaggaagaagactttTTTCATGTGTTTGATATGCTTTTGTCCGGAGAGGGCAAGTCTGCCATGTCAGGTTCCCTGGATAAGATTACTCGTGCATGTTTTAATCGCTACTTGGAAGTCACCCATCTTCAAGACGATTCTGTAATGCGTCCAGCGCAGATTTCTGACTGGCTCTATTACTATGACATATTCAACTCTTGGCCAGGGGCTGATCCAGCAGGCTATTCCGCCTTGACTCCACTCAAGTTCTGGTCGCTTTTCAGTGAGCTAGATCCGCCTAGAAACTACGAAGAGGTCATTGTGCCAAACGCCAGAAGCTTGGACTTCGAGTGTTTCGAGCtacaaaagcaaaatgtGGCCATGATCAAAACGCTTACAAAAAGTTTACCGTTAAGCTTGAAATTAGCTTTGAGTGGATGTGCTTCCAGCGTTGAATTTTACTCGTGTCATTTCCTTCCTCTGCTTGATATCATGTTATCTCCTGAAATCAGATCTCCGGGACTGAAACTGTCCTTGACACTTCTGGAGCGCAGCCGCATAGAGAAGTTAGCTCTGTTTGTCAAGCACTTTGAGTTGCGGCTTGAAACACAGAGGGATATGGAGACGAACGTGACAactctcatcttcaatcCCAACTGGGATTCAGTGACAATGTTTGAGACCGAGAATGCACCAATCCCAATGTCTCAGAAAAGCAAAGTGGTGAATGCAAGGAGGCAAAAGTTGTTTCCACTCTTGCAAGCAGAAATAGAGCAAGCGATGGCAGCACGATACAAGCGTAAAATTGAATCTGTTATCGCTCCCGCAGAGAACAAGATAAAGCGTTCAACTAGAGTACTCTCCTCATTGGAATTTTACAGAAAGCAGAGCAGGAGAACCACAGGTGAGCCGGATGAGCCAGATCAACAAGGGCCAGAGGAGATTGCGGAGTCTCAGGATGCCAGAGAGACAGCCAGAATATGGGTCAAGTACCATGAAGGTTTTTCCAATGCTGTGCGGAAAAATATTGGATGGACAGAGCTTTGGACGTGA
- the GCD11 gene encoding translation initiation factor eIF2 subunit gamma, whose product MSYDDIENATPDIVIGSTLPENEEDMVYEHDVESGCEEQEQEAPAKEKKSVAFAGLDDEYDAEAARKEFEEGGGLPEQPDDIDVSTLTPTSPEIINRQATINIGTIGHVAHGKSTVVRAISGVQTVRFKDELERNITIKLGYANAKIYRCSDPKCPPPGCYRSFKSDKEIHPKCDVPGCEGRYNLVRHVSFVDCPGHDILMSTMLSGAAVMDAALLLVAGNESCPQPQTSEHLAAIEIMKLKHVIILQNKVDLMREESALEHQKSILSFIRGTIADGAPIVPISAQLKYNIDAVNQLICDYIPVPPRDFMASPRLIVIRSFDVNKPGAEIEDLKGGVAGGSILNGVFKIGDEIEIRPGIVTKDDNGKIQCKPIFSNIVSLFAEHNDLKFAVPGGLIGVGTKVDPTLCRADRLVGQVVGAKGNLPSIYTDIEINYFLLRRLLGVKTEGSKQGAKVRNLESGEVLMVNIGSTATGARVVAVKADMARLQLTSPACTEVNEKIALSRRIEKHWRLIGWATIKKGTTLDPVA is encoded by the coding sequence ATGTCTTACGACGATATCGAGAATGCCACACCAGACATTGTGATTGGATCCACGCTCCCTGAAAACGAAGAGGACATGGTCTACGAGCACGATGTCGAGTCTGGCTGTGAGGAACaggaacaagaagctccagccaaggagaagaagctggtGGCCTTTGCTGGTTTAGACGACGAGTACGATGCCGAGGCCGCTCGTAAAGAGTTCGAGGAAGGTGGTGGTCTTCCCGAGCAGCCAGACGACATTGACGTATCGACCTTgactccaacttctccagagatcatcaacagaCAGGCCACTATCAACATCGGTACGATTGGTCACGTCGCCCACGGTAAGTCCACTGTGGTGAGAGCTATTTCGGGTGTTCAGACCGTCCGTTTCAAGGACGAGTTGGAGAGAAATATCACCATCAAGTTGGGATACGCCAACGCCAAAATCTACAGATGCAGCGATCCAAAGTGTCCGCCTCCAGGGTGCTACCGTTCGTTCAAATCCGACAAGGAGATTCACCCCAAGTGCGACGTTCCAGGTTGTGAAGGGCGTTACAACTTGGTGCGCCATGTTTCGTTTGTGGACTGTCCCGGTCATGACATTTTGATGAGTACCATGTTGTCAGGTGCCGCTGTCATGGACGCCGCCTTGTTGCTTGTTGCTGGCAACGAGAGCTGTCCGCAGCCACAAACATCGGAGCACTTGGCTGCCATTGAAatcatgaagttgaagcacGTCATCATTTTGCAGAACAAGGTGGATTTGATGAGAGAGGAGCTGGCGTTGGAGCACCAGAAATCCATCTTGAGCTTTATCAGAGGCACCATCGCCGACGGCGCTCCAATTGTGCCAATCTCGGCTCAATTGAAGTACAACATCGACGCCGTCAACCAGTTGATCTGCGACTACATCCCCGTTCCTCCAAGAGACTTCATGGCATCTCCACGTTTGATCGTGATTAGATCTTTCGATGTCAACAAGCCCGGTGCTGAGATCGAGGACTTGAAAGGTGGTGTTGCTGGTGGGTCCATCTTGAACGGTGTTTTCAAGATTGGCGACGAGATCGAAATCAGACCTGGTATCGTCACCAAGGACGACAATGGTAAGATCCAGTGCAAGCCAATTTTCTCCAACATCGTTTCTCTTTTCGCCGAGCACAATGACTTGAAGTTTGCCGTGCCCGGTGGTTTAATTGGTGTGGGTACTAAAGTCGACCCAACCTTGTGCAGAGCCGATAGATTGGTGGGTCAAGTTGTGGGCGCCAAGGGCAACTTGCCTTCCATCTACACCGACATCGAGATCAACTACTTCTTATTGAGAAGATTATTGGGTGTGAAGACCGAGGGCCTGAAACAGGGTGCTAAGGTGCGTAACTTGGAGTCCGGtgaagtgttgatggtCAACATCGGCTCTACCGCCACCGGCGCCCGTGTGGTTGCCGTCAAGGCCGATATGGCTcgtttgcaattgacttctCCAGCATGTACCGAGGTGAACGAAAAGATCGCCTTGTCCAGACGTATCGAGAAGCACTGGCGTTTGATTGGTTGGGCCACCATAAAGAAAGGTACAACTTTAGACCCTGTTGCTTAG
- a CDS encoding pyridoxal 5'-phosphate synthase: MSNPSPDRELRLPEHVTKLLKSKRYVHLATAKDNVPHASLMNYTYYSKNETPYIILSTPRDTTKYRNIESNPHVSLLIHDWVAGDDELAPSGRRNSLYELLANMNKAEIRSVSVMLNGRARIIDPASEDYKFYKSLHLNNTLVDEAQAETFIQNENNSVVLITVDSCQITNTNNEVQTYES, translated from the coding sequence atgaGCAACCCTTCACCTGACCGCGAGCTTCGGTTGCCTGAGCATGTCACcaagttgctcaagctgAAACGCTATGTCCATTTGGCAACAGCCAAGGACAACGTTCCTCAtgcttccttgatgaactaCACGTACTATCTGAAGAACGAAACCCCATACATCATCCTCAGCACCCCAAGAGACACAACGAAATACCGCAACATCGAGTCGAATCCTCATGTGTCGCTTTTAATCCACGACTGGGTTGCTGGCGACGACGAATTGGCTCCCTCGGGGAGAAGAAACTCTTTATATGAGCTATTGGCAAACATGAACAAGGCTGAGATCAGAAGCGTTTCGGTGATGCTCAACGGAAGGGCCCGCATCATAGACCCTGCCTCCGAGGACTATAAGTTCTACAAGTCGTTGCATTTGAACAACACTTTGGTCGACGAGGCTCAGGCGGAGACGTTCATCCAGAATGAGAACAATAGCGTTGTCTTGATCACGGTCGACTCGTGCCAGAtcacaaacacaaacaacGAGGTCCAGACATATGAGCTGTGA